The Breoghania sp. genome has a segment encoding these proteins:
- the ggt gene encoding gamma-glutamyltransferase: MGDFMLRDFQLPGRSPVHARRAVAATSHPLATSAALNVLREGGNAADAAVAAVAVQCVVEPHMTGIGGDCFAIVARPDGSIDGLNGSGRAPAGVTPEALIEAGLTEIGDESIHAVTVPGAVKAWELLLERHGSWSLARVLAPAIDYAQNGFPVTPRVGSDWAGLVDLIKRDEGAAKHYLVDGKAPEIGSLHRLPALGETLSAIAESGSSAFYEGPIAQEIAATVQAKGGFLSEEDLAGIDVMPVKPVASDYRGVTMLELPPNGHGVTALVLLNILETFDLGSLDPLGPERFHLEMEAARLAYSVRDLHVADPDTMSVSAEALISKDFAAGLAARIDPARRISGLPDDVLTPDSDTVYLTVVDSSGMAVSLINSVYCGFGVGVATPRSGIILQNRGACFQLKPGHPNCIGPRKRPLHTIIPAMALRAGRPWLSFGVMGGAYQPCGHAHVLANIVDFGMDVQQAIDAPRIFFDGIEGDLMVEHGVSAETREGLGARGHSLKDASEAIGGSQAIMMEKGMLIAGSDPRKDGCALGW, from the coding sequence ATGGGGGACTTTATGCTTCGCGATTTCCAGTTGCCCGGACGCTCGCCGGTTCATGCCCGTAGGGCCGTTGCCGCCACGTCTCATCCGCTCGCGACCTCTGCCGCATTGAACGTGTTGCGCGAGGGCGGCAATGCCGCGGATGCGGCGGTTGCCGCGGTCGCGGTGCAATGCGTGGTCGAACCGCACATGACGGGTATCGGCGGCGACTGTTTCGCCATCGTGGCGCGGCCCGACGGCAGCATTGACGGGTTGAACGGCTCCGGGCGGGCGCCCGCCGGGGTGACACCGGAGGCGCTGATCGAGGCGGGGCTCACGGAGATTGGTGACGAATCCATCCACGCGGTGACGGTGCCGGGAGCGGTGAAGGCGTGGGAGCTTCTTCTGGAGCGCCACGGAAGCTGGTCGCTCGCCCGCGTTCTGGCCCCTGCCATCGACTATGCGCAGAACGGCTTTCCGGTGACCCCGCGCGTCGGGTCCGACTGGGCCGGTCTGGTCGATCTCATCAAGCGCGACGAAGGGGCCGCCAAGCACTACCTGGTGGATGGAAAGGCGCCTGAAATTGGCAGCCTGCACAGGCTTCCCGCTCTCGGCGAGACCTTGAGCGCCATTGCCGAAAGCGGATCATCCGCCTTCTATGAAGGCCCCATCGCCCAGGAAATCGCCGCCACGGTGCAGGCGAAGGGCGGTTTCCTGAGCGAGGAGGATCTCGCCGGGATAGATGTCATGCCGGTCAAGCCGGTCGCCAGCGACTATCGCGGCGTGACCATGCTCGAATTGCCGCCCAATGGGCACGGCGTGACGGCACTTGTTCTTCTCAACATCCTTGAGACATTCGATCTCGGATCGCTCGATCCCCTGGGCCCGGAACGGTTCCATCTGGAAATGGAAGCGGCACGGCTCGCCTATTCCGTGCGAGACCTTCATGTGGCCGACCCCGATACCATGTCGGTGAGCGCCGAGGCGCTGATCTCGAAGGACTTCGCCGCCGGGCTGGCCGCCCGGATCGATCCCGCACGCCGGATCTCCGGTCTGCCGGACGATGTCCTGACGCCGGATTCCGATACGGTCTACCTCACGGTCGTCGACAGCAGCGGGATGGCGGTTTCACTGATCAACTCCGTCTATTGCGGCTTTGGCGTTGGCGTCGCAACGCCGCGCTCCGGCATCATCCTGCAAAATCGAGGGGCCTGCTTTCAGTTGAAGCCCGGGCATCCCAATTGCATCGGGCCGCGCAAGCGTCCGCTTCACACCATCATTCCCGCCATGGCGCTGCGCGCGGGCAGGCCCTGGCTTTCCTTTGGCGTGATGGGTGGGGCCTATCAGCCCTGTGGGCATGCCCATGTGCTTGCGAATATTGTCGATTTCGGCATGGACGTGCAGCAGGCGATCGATGCGCCGCGGATCTTCTTCGACGGGATCGAGGGCGACCTCATGGTCGAGCATGGCGTCAGCGCGGAAACACGCGAGGGGCTCGGTGCCCGCGGACACAGTCTCAAGGATGCGTCTGAGGCGATTGGCGGCAGTCAGGCGATCATGATGGAGAAGGGGATGCTGATCGCAGGCTCCGATCCGCGCAAGGATGGCTGCGCGCTGGGTTGGTAG
- the ftsY gene encoding signal recognition particle-docking protein FtsY, whose amino-acid sequence MAESEKRGFFGRLFGGKKEATPTTDTDVDTGTLLEPTGEPAEENSGSQDESAQSPQDLTADGSPADGSPVEGRGDDAVLEEAPTDETPAEHHIDHPLVMPMELAPIIADDLTPDEPAVEAPAVESSGEEARETEPEAEAAIEPEADAGDAPAPLPVTEATAEPRKSWFQRLREGLARSSSALGDSLNSLIRKRKLDAETLEELEDLLIQADLGADTAVTIAERLAEGRFDKEISEAEVRKVLAEEIEKVLEPVARPLNLDTGHKPHVVLLVGVNGTGKTTTIGKLSAKLTREGKKVMLAAGDTFRAAAVEQLKIWGDRTGSPVVARETGADAAGLVFDAMKEAKAQGSDVLLIDTAGRLQNRAELMAELEKVVRVIKKHDPEAPHTVLLTLDATTGQNAMNQVEIFGRTAGVTGLVMTKLDGTARGGILVAIAAKHGLPVHFIGVGEGIDDLEPFTASEFASAIAGTARG is encoded by the coding sequence ATGGCTGAGAGCGAGAAGCGCGGTTTTTTTGGCAGGCTGTTTGGCGGCAAGAAAGAAGCGACCCCGACGACAGATACCGACGTCGACACGGGCACCCTCCTCGAACCGACCGGCGAACCCGCCGAAGAAAATTCCGGCAGTCAGGACGAAAGCGCGCAGTCCCCTCAAGATCTGACTGCTGACGGTTCGCCCGCCGACGGTTCGCCCGTCGAAGGCCGGGGCGACGATGCGGTTCTTGAGGAGGCGCCCACCGACGAGACGCCCGCCGAACACCACATCGACCATCCGCTCGTCATGCCGATGGAGCTGGCGCCGATCATCGCCGACGACCTGACACCGGACGAACCTGCCGTCGAAGCGCCTGCCGTCGAATCGTCTGGCGAAGAAGCGCGCGAAACCGAACCGGAAGCCGAAGCCGCCATCGAGCCCGAGGCGGATGCGGGGGACGCACCGGCTCCCCTGCCCGTCACCGAAGCGACCGCAGAACCGCGCAAGTCCTGGTTCCAGCGACTTCGCGAAGGACTGGCGCGTTCTTCTTCCGCGCTTGGCGACAGCCTCAATTCGCTCATCCGCAAACGCAAGCTCGATGCGGAAACGCTGGAGGAACTGGAAGACCTCCTGATCCAGGCCGACCTTGGCGCCGATACCGCCGTTACCATCGCCGAGCGACTTGCCGAAGGCCGCTTCGACAAGGAGATCTCCGAGGCGGAAGTGCGCAAGGTTCTGGCGGAGGAGATCGAAAAGGTCCTGGAACCGGTCGCCCGCCCGCTGAATCTGGATACCGGGCACAAGCCGCATGTTGTCCTGCTGGTCGGCGTCAACGGCACGGGCAAGACCACCACCATTGGCAAGCTTTCCGCCAAGCTGACCCGCGAGGGCAAGAAAGTGATGCTGGCCGCGGGCGATACCTTCCGCGCCGCCGCCGTCGAACAGCTCAAGATCTGGGGCGATCGCACCGGATCGCCGGTCGTTGCGCGCGAGACGGGCGCCGACGCTGCGGGCCTCGTCTTCGACGCCATGAAGGAAGCGAAGGCACAGGGCAGCGACGTGCTCCTGATCGACACCGCCGGCCGCCTTCAGAACCGCGCGGAACTCATGGCGGAGCTTGAAAAGGTTGTCCGCGTGATCAAGAAGCACGACCCGGAGGCCCCGCATACGGTGCTTTTGACGCTGGATGCCACCACCGGGCAAAACGCCATGAACCAGGTGGAGATCTTCGGGCGCACCGCGGGCGTGACCGGCCTGGTGATGACCAAACTCGACGGAACGGCACGCGGCGGCATTCTGGTCGCCATTGCCGCCAAGCACGGCCTTCCGGTCCATTTCATCGGTGTCGGCGAGGGTATCGATGATCTGGAACCCTTCACAGCCAGCGAGTTCGCCTCTGCCATCGCCGGAACCGCGCGCGGTTGA
- a CDS encoding L,D-transpeptidase family protein, with amino-acid sequence MRVRTLSARSRTGLLQFGPLRAPCALGRGGLSRRKREGDGASPVGQYRLIEVLYRADRIARPVTRLPVRAIRRDDIWCDDPESAHYNRPARAPLAASHEKLWRDDHLYDVIVVLDHNRKPRVRGHGSAVFFHLARPGYTPTEGCIAVKLADMRRLLARAGRDTYMRIG; translated from the coding sequence ATGCGCGTACGGACCCTTTCAGCCCGAAGCCGCACCGGCTTGCTGCAATTCGGTCCGCTGCGGGCCCCGTGCGCCCTCGGGCGGGGCGGCCTGTCGCGGCGAAAGCGCGAAGGCGACGGCGCATCGCCCGTGGGACAATATCGCCTGATCGAGGTTCTCTATCGTGCCGACCGCATTGCCCGCCCGGTCACCAGGCTGCCCGTGCGCGCGATCCGGCGCGACGATATCTGGTGCGATGATCCCGAAAGCGCGCACTACAACCGCCCGGCTCGCGCGCCCCTTGCCGCCTCACACGAAAAGCTGTGGCGCGACGATCATCTTTACGATGTCATCGTCGTGCTTGATCACAATCGCAAACCGCGGGTTCGCGGGCATGGCAGTGCGGTCTTTTTCCACCTCGCCCGCCCCGGCTACACGCCGACAGAGGGCTGCATCGCGGTGAAGCTTGCGGATATGCGGCGCCTGCTGGCGCGCGCCGGGCGCGACACTTATATGCGTATCGGCTGA
- the mtgA gene encoding monofunctional biosynthetic peptidoglycan transglycosylase, producing the protein MAANNWVARWKKKAQAARKGGRNANATRAGVSGLIRAPLGRFLIKIAIFIAALPFVLTLVYAVLPPISTPMLARLLTGREVNRIWTPLDAVSPALQRSVIASEDARFCVHGGVDWGALRTQITRLDDGSEIRGASTITMQLAKNLFLWNSRSYIRKGLEIPLAMWIDLVLSKRRVFELYLNIAEWGDGIFGIEAAARHYYNKSADKLTRTEAARLATALPNPILRNPLKLSHRHASHAATIRKRADIGRDLLDCM; encoded by the coding sequence GTGGCTGCGAACAACTGGGTCGCGCGTTGGAAGAAGAAGGCTCAGGCCGCCCGCAAAGGCGGCCGGAACGCCAATGCGACCCGCGCAGGGGTGTCGGGCCTGATCCGCGCGCCGCTCGGACGTTTCCTGATCAAGATCGCCATCTTCATCGCGGCGCTGCCCTTCGTGTTGACGCTTGTCTATGCGGTGCTGCCACCGATCTCCACCCCGATGCTGGCGCGTCTTCTGACGGGCCGGGAGGTCAACCGGATCTGGACGCCGCTGGATGCCGTCTCCCCGGCCCTTCAGCGCTCCGTCATCGCCTCGGAGGACGCCCGCTTCTGCGTGCATGGCGGCGTCGACTGGGGGGCCCTCAGGACGCAGATCACCCGGCTGGATGACGGGTCCGAAATACGCGGCGCCTCCACCATCACCATGCAGCTCGCCAAGAACCTGTTCCTCTGGAATTCCCGCAGCTACATCCGCAAGGGGCTGGAAATCCCGCTTGCGATGTGGATCGATCTGGTCCTGTCCAAGCGGCGCGTGTTCGAGCTCTATCTCAACATCGCGGAATGGGGCGACGGCATTTTCGGGATCGAGGCGGCAGCGCGCCATTACTACAACAAATCGGCCGACAAGCTGACCCGCACCGAGGCCGCACGCCTCGCCACGGCGCTGCCCAATCCGATCCTGCGCAACCCCTTGAAATTGTCGCACCGCCATGCGAGCCATGCCGCGACGATCCGCAAGAGAGCCGATATCGGGCGCGATTTGCTGGATTGCATGTGA
- the rpmF gene encoding 50S ribosomal protein L32, translating into MAVPKRKTSRMKRGFRRSADALKQPAYVEDKDSGELRRPHHIDLKSGMYRGRQILEPKDSI; encoded by the coding sequence ATGGCCGTTCCGAAGCGAAAGACGTCGCGCATGAAGCGCGGTTTCCGCCGTTCCGCGGACGCCCTGAAGCAGCCGGCCTATGTCGAGGACAAGGATTCGGGCGAACTTCGCCGCCCGCACCACATCGACCTGAAGAGCGGCATGTATCGCGGGCGTCAGATCCTTGAGCCGAAGGATAGCATCTGA
- a CDS encoding farnesyl diphosphate synthase, translating into MLDALLSEDLLPGETARPVRLIAAMRHAVLAGGKRLRPFLLIEAARLLGREDEGVLRAAAALECVHCYSLVHDDLPAMDDDDIRRGQPTVHRAFDEATAILAGDALLTFAFDLLADPATDEDPELRSMLVLDLARASGLGGMAGGQMLDLLGVAVSKAEDQIRRLQSMKTGALIRFATRAGARMGGGSAADVERLTRFGEIVGLAFQLADDLLDVIGDADALGKATGKDADLGKATLVGLHGVEWTRKTLAELVAEADGLLAPYGERADMLRQTARFIADRDS; encoded by the coding sequence ATGCTTGATGCCCTTTTGAGTGAGGACCTGCTGCCGGGAGAGACAGCGCGCCCGGTGCGGCTGATCGCGGCCATGCGCCACGCGGTGCTGGCGGGGGGAAAAAGGCTCAGGCCTTTCCTGCTGATCGAGGCTGCGCGGTTGCTGGGGCGCGAGGATGAGGGTGTCCTGCGCGCCGCCGCGGCGCTTGAATGTGTCCATTGCTATTCGCTCGTTCATGACGATCTGCCCGCGATGGATGATGACGATATCCGGCGCGGACAGCCGACGGTCCATCGTGCTTTCGACGAAGCGACCGCAATTCTGGCGGGCGATGCCCTTTTGACCTTCGCCTTCGATCTGCTGGCCGATCCGGCAACGGACGAGGATCCGGAACTGCGGTCCATGCTGGTGCTGGACCTTGCGCGGGCGTCCGGGCTGGGGGGCATGGCCGGGGGGCAAATGCTCGATCTGCTGGGTGTCGCCGTTTCCAAGGCCGAAGATCAGATCCGCCGCCTGCAGTCCATGAAGACGGGCGCGCTGATCCGCTTTGCCACACGGGCCGGTGCGCGCATGGGCGGGGGAAGTGCGGCAGATGTGGAGAGGTTGACCCGTTTCGGCGAGATCGTCGGGCTTGCCTTCCAGCTTGCCGATGATCTGCTCGATGTGATCGGCGATGCGGATGCTCTTGGAAAGGCGACCGGAAAGGATGCCGATCTGGGCAAGGCGACGCTGGTGGGGCTGCACGGTGTGGAGTGGACCCGCAAGACGCTGGCCGAGCTGGTTGCCGAGGCGGACGGCCTGCTTGCGCCCTATGGCGAGCGGGCGGACATGCTGCGTCAGACGGCACGGTTCATCGCCGACAGGGACAGCTGA
- the mtaB gene encoding tRNA (N(6)-L-threonylcarbamoyladenosine(37)-C(2))-methylthiotransferase MtaB: MTIKLVTFGCRLNTYESEIMRREAEAAGLDNAILVNTCAVTGEAVRQARQQIRRARRDNPDARIIVTGCAAQTEAETFSAMEEVDLVIGNTEKLQRESYARVADFGIDENEKVIVNDIMSVRETAGHLIDGLEGRARAFVQVQNGCDHRCTFCIIPFGRGNSRSVPMGEVVGQIRRLVANGYREIVLTGVDITSYGSDLPGEPKLGTLVEKILKLVPDLERLRLSSIDSIEADDALMRAIAEEDRLMPHFHLSLQSGDNMILKRMKRRHSREDTIRFCQDVRHYRPDVVFGADIIAGFPTETDEMFENSLAIVEDCGLTHLHVFPFSPRKGTPAARMPQLERALVKERAGRLREAGEAALMRHLAGEVGLTRRILVEREGLGRTEQFTETEIACGEPGTIVTARITGHSHRHLLAETA; the protein is encoded by the coding sequence ATGACCATCAAGCTTGTCACCTTCGGTTGCCGCCTCAACACCTACGAGTCGGAAATCATGCGTCGGGAGGCGGAAGCCGCGGGCCTCGACAACGCCATTCTGGTCAACACCTGCGCGGTGACCGGCGAGGCCGTGCGTCAGGCCCGCCAGCAGATCCGCCGCGCGCGCCGTGACAACCCCGATGCGCGCATCATCGTCACAGGCTGTGCTGCGCAAACGGAAGCGGAAACCTTTTCCGCCATGGAAGAGGTCGATCTCGTCATCGGCAACACCGAAAAGCTGCAGCGCGAGTCCTACGCCCGCGTCGCCGATTTCGGCATCGACGAGAACGAGAAGGTCATCGTCAATGACATCATGAGCGTGCGCGAGACCGCCGGTCACCTGATCGACGGGCTGGAAGGCCGCGCGCGCGCCTTCGTGCAGGTCCAGAACGGCTGCGACCACCGCTGCACCTTCTGCATCATCCCCTTCGGGCGCGGCAATTCCCGGTCCGTCCCCATGGGCGAGGTGGTCGGCCAGATCCGCCGCCTTGTCGCAAACGGCTATCGCGAGATCGTGCTGACGGGCGTCGACATCACCTCTTATGGTTCGGATCTGCCCGGTGAGCCGAAGCTCGGCACGCTGGTTGAGAAGATCCTCAAGCTCGTGCCCGATCTGGAACGGCTGCGGCTTTCCTCCATCGATTCCATCGAAGCCGATGACGCCCTGATGCGGGCGATTGCCGAGGAGGACCGGCTGATGCCGCATTTCCACCTCTCGCTGCAATCGGGCGACAACATGATCCTGAAGCGCATGAAGCGCCGTCATTCGCGCGAGGACACGATCCGCTTCTGCCAGGATGTGCGCCATTATCGCCCCGATGTGGTCTTTGGCGCCGACATCATCGCCGGGTTCCCGACCGAAACGGACGAGATGTTCGAAAACTCTCTGGCGATCGTGGAGGATTGCGGCCTGACGCATCTCCATGTCTTCCCCTTCTCGCCGCGCAAGGGAACGCCCGCCGCCCGCATGCCGCAGCTTGAGCGCGCGCTCGTGAAGGAGCGCGCCGGACGGCTGCGCGAGGCCGGGGAAGCCGCCCTCATGCGCCATCTTGCCGGTGAGGTCGGCCTGACCCGGCGCATTCTCGTGGAGCGCGAGGGCCTGGGCCGCACCGAGCAATTCACCGAGACCGAAATCGCATGCGGCGAGCCGGGAACCATCGTGACCGCGAGGATCACCGGCCACAGCCATCGACACCTCCTGGCGGAAACGGCGTAA
- the dapF gene encoding diaminopimelate epimerase: MTSREIPFVKMNGLGNDFVVFDAREEPVRLSEKQIAAIGDRQSGIGFDQMIIVEPSPLGLDAFMRIYNRDGSQVDACGNATRCIGRLVMEERDINRATIQTNAGILKAFATDDEIRVTVDMGKPRLEWQDIPLAEEFRDTRAIELQIGPIDAPVLHSPAVVNMGNPHAIFFVDDIEAHDLARFGPLLEHHPVFPERANITLAQITGENEIRAIVWERGVGLTRACGTAACATGVAAARKRLTGRSVTVTLPGGPLHIEWRESDDHVMMTGDTEVEFFGTLDADTLAWRRAEQGAA, encoded by the coding sequence ATGACTTCGCGTGAAATCCCCTTCGTCAAGATGAACGGGCTCGGCAACGACTTTGTCGTTTTCGATGCACGCGAGGAACCCGTGCGCCTGAGCGAAAAGCAAATCGCCGCCATTGGCGACCGGCAGAGCGGCATCGGTTTTGACCAGATGATCATCGTGGAGCCCTCCCCGCTGGGTCTCGACGCCTTCATGCGCATCTACAATCGCGACGGCTCTCAGGTGGACGCCTGCGGCAACGCCACGCGCTGTATCGGACGGCTGGTGATGGAAGAGCGCGACATCAACCGCGCCACGATCCAGACCAATGCCGGGATCCTGAAGGCCTTTGCCACCGACGACGAAATCCGCGTCACCGTCGACATGGGCAAGCCAAGGCTGGAATGGCAGGACATTCCGCTGGCCGAAGAGTTCCGCGACACCCGCGCCATCGAATTGCAGATCGGCCCGATCGACGCGCCGGTGCTGCATTCGCCCGCGGTCGTCAACATGGGCAATCCGCACGCGATCTTCTTCGTGGACGATATCGAGGCTCATGATCTCGCCCGCTTCGGGCCCCTTCTGGAACATCACCCGGTCTTTCCCGAGCGCGCCAACATCACGCTCGCCCAGATCACCGGCGAAAACGAGATCCGCGCCATCGTCTGGGAACGCGGCGTTGGCCTGACGCGCGCCTGCGGCACGGCGGCCTGCGCCACGGGTGTTGCCGCCGCCCGCAAGCGGCTCACCGGGCGCAGCGTGACCGTCACGCTGCCCGGCGGCCCTCTTCATATCGAATGGCGCGAGAGCGACGACCACGTGATGATGACCGGCGATACGGAAGTGGAATTCTTCGGCACGCTCGATGCCGACACGCTCGCCTGGCGGCGCGCGGAACAGGGCGCGGCATAA
- a CDS encoding septation protein A, which translates to MNPLLKLALELGPLGVFFFANARGAQLAESFPALAAFGGPIFVATAAFMVAITVSLIVSYIMTRHLPIMPLVTGVVVLVFGALTLYLHDDLFIKLKPTIINGLFGTVLLGGLVFGRALLGYVFDSVFRLDAEGWRKLTFRWGLFFYFLAIVNEVVWRNFSTDTWVTFKVFGIMPITFIFTFAQIPMISRHSLSGTDDVEASEEARSD; encoded by the coding sequence ATGAATCCCCTGCTGAAACTTGCCCTGGAACTGGGCCCGCTCGGCGTGTTCTTCTTCGCCAATGCGCGCGGCGCGCAGCTTGCCGAGAGTTTTCCCGCGCTTGCGGCCTTCGGCGGGCCGATCTTCGTCGCCACCGCCGCCTTCATGGTCGCCATCACCGTGTCGCTGATCGTCTCCTACATCATGACGCGCCATCTGCCGATCATGCCACTGGTCACCGGCGTCGTGGTGCTGGTCTTCGGCGCGCTGACGCTCTATCTGCACGACGATCTCTTCATCAAGCTCAAGCCGACCATCATCAACGGACTGTTCGGAACCGTCCTGCTCGGTGGGCTTGTCTTCGGGCGCGCGCTGCTGGGTTATGTCTTCGACAGCGTGTTCCGGCTCGATGCCGAAGGCTGGCGCAAACTCACCTTCCGCTGGGGGCTGTTCTTCTACTTCCTCGCCATCGTCAACGAGGTTGTGTGGCGCAATTTCTCCACCGACACATGGGTGACCTTCAAGGTCTTCGGCATCATGCCGATCACCTTCATCTTCACCTTCGCGCAGATCCCGATGATCAGCCGCCACTCCCTGTCCGGGACGGACGATGTGGAAGCTTCCGAAGAGGCGCGCAGCGACTAG
- a CDS encoding heme-binding protein, with amino-acid sequence MSDLTLATAQTIIAAALVEAGKLNIKPITVTVLDAGGHLTAMVRQDGSSIMRPQIAYGKAYGALAVGTGSRWLNANAESRPHFIQALNGASGGAIIPVPGGVLMRDEAGKVVGAVGITGDTSENDEACAVAGIKAAGLNADTGA; translated from the coding sequence ATGTCGGACCTGACGCTCGCCACCGCCCAGACGATCATTGCCGCCGCGCTGGTGGAGGCCGGCAAACTCAACATCAAGCCGATCACCGTCACGGTGCTCGACGCGGGCGGGCACCTGACCGCGATGGTCCGCCAGGATGGCTCCTCGATCATGCGTCCGCAGATCGCCTACGGCAAAGCCTACGGCGCGCTTGCGGTTGGCACCGGCAGCCGCTGGCTCAACGCCAATGCCGAAAGCCGCCCACATTTCATCCAGGCTCTCAACGGCGCCTCCGGCGGCGCCATCATTCCGGTGCCCGGCGGCGTGCTTATGCGCGATGAGGCTGGAAAGGTCGTCGGCGCGGTCGGCATTACCGGCGACACGTCGGAAAATGACGAGGCCTGCGCGGTCGCGGGCATCAAGGCCGCCGGTCTCAACGCCGATACCGGCGCCTGA